A window from Solanum stenotomum isolate F172 chromosome 5, ASM1918654v1, whole genome shotgun sequence encodes these proteins:
- the LOC125865381 gene encoding GDSL esterase/lipase At5g45960-like, translating into MIFPCKFILFLPILLIIIFQNKIQGRTLLLNNNNYYYYKKLQRPFNNTVSAVFVFGDSTVDSGNNNYINTIAKCDFPPYGRDFANHVPTGRFTNGRLVTDYLASYVGIKDFVPPYLDPSLSLDELMTGVSFASGSSGFDPLTAQLVDVITMEKQLEYFKEYKRKLENSIGKEKTKLLISKAAFIISAGTNDFVVNYYNTPFRRQKYYNVSQYQQFLMQMVQQFIQGLMNEGARVIGIAGVPPFGCLPIVITIDSGDALQPRQCIESYSAVAREYNSLLQRLLKTMEIHGTKLFYVDIYDPINDMIQNPIKYGFSEVTMGCCGSGLIEASILCNPKSIVCNNPSNHMFWDAVHPSQATYYTVFQAIRPSIDFAINQL; encoded by the exons ATGATTTTTCCTTGCAAGTTTATTCTCTTTTTGCCCATTCTTCTCattattattttccaaaataaaattcaaggtcgaacattattattaaataataataattattattattataaaaagttgCAAAGGCCATTCAACAATACAGTTTCAGCTGTTTTTGTGTTCGGAGATTCCACGGTTGATTCCGGCAACAACAACTACATAAACACCATCGCAAAGTGCGATTTTCCGCCGTACGGTCGCGATTTCGCGAACCACGTTCCCACCGGAAGGTTCACTAATGGCCGTCTCGTTACAGATTACTTAG CTTCGTATGTGGGAATCAAAGATTTCGTGCCACCCTATTTGGACCCAAGTCTTAGCTTGGACGAACTCATGACTGGAGTTAGTTTTGCCTCTGGTAGCTCTGGCTTTGATCCTCTTACTGCTCAATTAGTT GATGTAATTACAATGGAAAAACAGCTggaatattttaaagaatacaaaagaaaacttgaaaattcaattggaaaagaaaagacaaaattatTAATAAGCAAAGCAGcatttataataagtgcaggGACAAATGACTTTGTTGTAAATTATTATAACACCCCATTTAGAagacaaaaatattataatgtcTCTCAATATCAACAATTCTTGATGCAAATGGTCCAACAATTTATCCAA GGTTTGATGAACGAAGGAGCTAGAGTGATCGGCATCGCCGGAGTTCCACCTTTCGGGTGCTTACCGATAGTCATCACTATAGATTCCGGTGACGCACTTCAACCCCGTCAATGTATTGAATCGTACTCCGCCGTTGCAAGAGAGTACAACTCGCTTCTTCAACGTTTATTAAAGACTATGGAAATTCATGGCACAAAATTATTCTACGTCGATATCTATGATCCAATAAATGACATGATacaaaatccaattaaatatg GATTTAGTGAAGTTACCATGGGATGTTGTGGAAGTGGACTTATTGAAGCGTCAATTCTTTGCAATCCAAAATCAATTGTATGCAATAATCCTTCAAATCATATGTTTTGGGATGCAGTCCACCCAAGTCAAGCTACTTATTACACTGTTTTCCAAGCAATACGTCCTTCTATTGATTTTGCTATCAACCAATTATAA